One window of Streptococcus suis genomic DNA carries:
- a CDS encoding carbohydrate-binding domain-containing protein: MKTKTKKLLASGIALLTIATLAACSSAQGQTQTSKTITSSQVMTTNSSTSNTASTSSIDWSSLPSQEVTLSDEGLTITEGGTYILSGSTTKGVTIDTQENVRLILAGATISSTDTAAINILSADNLEINLQDGTENTVSDTSTHSDTDIEGAIHSESDLVITGNGKLTVEGNFQDGIVSTDDLTIEAGNITVTAQDDGIRGKDSLTITGGRIDVMAGGDGIKATNDEDTTKGNTTITGGTITVTAGDDGIKAESALTIEDGSIKVTESTEALEGTNITINGGNLDVYGSDDAINAASDTASDIFIKVTGGDLTVAVGNGDTDAFDSNGDLIISGGTIDITAPTSAFDFDGSVSFTGGDVTVNGQIQTEIVQTGPGAMGGAPGGRGGW; encoded by the coding sequence ATGAAAACTAAGACGAAAAAACTACTCGCCTCTGGCATTGCCCTCCTCACTATCGCTACGTTAGCTGCTTGTTCTTCTGCCCAAGGACAGACCCAAACCAGCAAGACGATTACCAGCAGCCAAGTAATGACGACCAATTCAAGCACGAGCAACACCGCAAGCACTTCTAGCATTGATTGGTCGTCACTCCCTAGTCAAGAAGTTACCTTGTCTGACGAGGGCTTGACCATCACTGAAGGCGGAACCTATATTCTAAGCGGTTCGACTACAAAAGGTGTAACCATTGACACTCAGGAAAATGTGCGTTTGATTTTGGCCGGAGCTACCATTTCTAGCACAGATACCGCAGCTATCAATATCCTATCTGCTGATAATCTTGAAATTAACTTGCAAGATGGCACCGAAAATACTGTCTCAGACACTAGCACTCATTCCGATACAGATATTGAAGGGGCTATTCATTCGGAGTCGGATTTAGTTATCACTGGCAATGGTAAACTGACCGTTGAAGGCAATTTCCAAGACGGGATTGTCTCTACCGATGACTTGACCATCGAGGCTGGAAATATTACGGTAACAGCTCAGGATGACGGTATTCGCGGTAAGGATTCATTGACCATCACAGGTGGTAGGATTGACGTGATGGCAGGTGGCGATGGTATCAAGGCGACAAACGACGAGGATACTACGAAAGGAAATACCACTATCACGGGCGGAACCATCACTGTCACAGCAGGTGACGACGGTATCAAAGCTGAATCTGCCTTGACCATTGAAGATGGTTCGATTAAAGTAACTGAGTCAACCGAGGCCTTGGAAGGAACCAATATCACTATCAATGGTGGAAACTTGGATGTTTATGGTTCTGATGATGCCATCAATGCTGCAAGCGATACAGCCAGCGATATCTTCATCAAGGTCACCGGGGGTGATTTGACCGTTGCTGTCGGAAATGGCGATACGGATGCCTTTGATTCCAATGGTGATTTGATCATTTCTGGTGGCACCATTGACATAACTGCACCTACTTCAGCCTTTGACTTTGACGGTTCCGTCTCCTTTACAGGTGGAGATGTCACAGTCAATGGCCAGATACAAACTGAAATTGTCCAAACCGGCCCCGGCGCAATGGGGGGCGCACCTGGAGGTCGCGGTGGATGGTAA